CCGGCCTGCTCGAGGTTGGCTAGTAGATTGCGGGCGCGTATAGGGCGCCCGTCTTTCCCGAGCGCCACCTTGGTTGGCGTTGTCGCGGTCATTGTGCGGCTGTTGGCGCTGGTCGCCTGCTGCATCTGCATTAGCAACATGTTGCTACTAGGTGTCGGGTTGCTCCTGTTGGCGCTGTGTTGCGTGTTTCTTGTTCCTGGCATTAcggccttcttcttgagattctGTTTCACCATCCCGAGGTGGCTCATCAGTGGAGACCATGAAAGCTTCACGATCTGGcatggaggagttgctctcatcgTCACATCCATAGGGATTTGGTGTCGGGATGATGTGAGGCACCTGGAATTCACCACAGTCCggaaactgggtgggttcgAGCGGTTCTTCAAATTGGATCTGGAAAACCTGATCAAGCTTAGCAGAGTACTCGGTGGCGGCTGAGTTCCACAGACCGAAGGGGACGTGGGACGGACCCTGCGCCGACCTTGTTGAGCATAGCGCCACCTCAGATAATTATATGCACTCAACAACAGTGCTGCTGATACGATCTAGCCCCGTGATTAGGTCagagggcatgggtgggtgggtgCCAAAGAGTAGATCTGGAACCTTCTCGGAGAGAGAAAGTTCGCCGACTTGCTGGGCAAGCGGCATGAAGATTTTTAGGTGGAGAACTTGTCCCGTCGGAGCAGATCCGACGGAAGCCAAGCTGGTGCTGGATGCTGGGTTGGCGGAAGTCGCCGAGTTGACGGAAGAGGTGGTCGGATCGGAATCCGCCGGCATGGTCCTGAATTGAATCTAGAccgggttggcgaggaagttCTTCATGCTCTCGGAAAAAATAACGTTGGGACGGGATGCCATCAAGGTCGCTAAGAGGATCTCGCAAcctcctacctggcgcgccacaTATTGGATTTATGAGCCAGCAGTCCATCagagggttacccaagtggttgatttatgGGTGAaggcgattgcgaaaccaagaactcgaaggtaatcgtgagaacacaaaggggacacaagggttttagataggttcgagcctccgaagagtaataccctacgtcctgtatgcgtggattgtattgctggtatgagatGATGTGCCCTCGGGAGTGCACTTAGctaccttatataggctgacgaccaaaGATTATAAGTTGGTTTGAATTTAATATACTCGGtatttacatggaaagcaatctgagttagACTACAAAACGCGTCCCACGATATCCGAGCAGATTTGGACTGTTGCCTtgatgtgtactccaagtaacttcatatccTCGACCCGCACGTCCTGATCTGGTGGATCCGCTTGTTAGGTTCGACCAGTATCCTAGTCAGTGAGGACGTATAGATACCTATATCCCTCATACCGTATGTTATCCTCCTCGTCATTCACCGTGCAGGTCGGcctatctttacctattattaaagcaagtaacatTTCTGCCTGGGttttcgtacgtcgtggtcattttgcaaaaaaaaaaccctgacgtttcgtgaaatcaacccgcagtccattaTTATGAAGAGACTGGGTGTCggatggaaaaaggagggaagggagggggttaaaggggaaTAACTTCTCCTTTCTtcggctggcggcggccggagcggggcgccccgccgctgcccctgcgcgcggcctcggcggcgaggttggCTTGGCGCTTGGTGGTTTCGAGAGCGAGGCCGGCGAAGACGAAGTAGACGGAGTTGGTTTTGAAGGGCAGGCGGGTGTGGTGACTGGCGACGACGAGCGGCGGAGAGCGCTTCTtgtggacggcgacggcggcggcgaccccgaGCTCCCACATTGCAAGCGCCTCCTGCGGCCACCCTCGCCACCCCGGCTACCCGCGCCGCCCGAttgcccgccacggccgcgtcgccccgcccggccgcgccgcccggccttgaccccggccgcctgcgccacctcctcctccttgcggCAACATGGTGCGCCACGTACTATCATCCCCAGCTGGTGGAGGCGAAGGCCACGACTCGGAGGGCTAGCAGAGGAGATCCCGCGGCCCGCTTCGAAATGGGGGCCATGGAGATGGATGGCGCCGCACCAGTACGGCCTCACCACCGCCAAGCTCAGAGTAGATAGGGTCTGATGCCGGCGATGTTTAGCAGATGCGTCGGCATTTGGGAGATACACGAGCTTAGCGAAGCTCCTTGCGCCAGCTGACAAGCTCTTCCAGATCCGGCCAGCGCAACTAGCGCGCTGGAGCTGAACCAGCTTGGCGGACGAATGGCCATGGGTGCCGTTGGTGACCGAAGAGAAGCCAGCTCCAGAGGTGAAGCGCTCCCGCCCCTAGCAGCTTCGCGAACAAGGTGCGCATGGTACAGGTCGTTGCTGGCTGGCCTACGTATCTGTCAACAATCGCTGGGGACTCCTTGGAGAAGATCAACAAGGTACTTAGCATGCGTCCTCTCCACTCTCCCCATTCATGCTTCTGCATGGTGTTTCGATGTGTCCTTCAATGCCTGCAAGGTGTTTGACAAAATGTCCATTGCCTGCAATATTTTACTCTCTGTTGCATCTACTTCTTAACTGCTTGACTGAAATTGTCAGTACAATGTACTCTTTCAGCTTATCATGATTATAATACATATGCATTTAGATCTATGCATAAAAATATTGTTATGATCAACTCTTTCAGCTTGTCATAATGTCATATGATAAACTCTGAACTATTGCTTTACTGGCTATGGCTTGCTGCTTTTGCTTATGAGTAATTGTGAGGACCATTGTTTTGCTGTCCCTGACATCAACTCTGAATTTTCCATTGTTGCCAAATGACTATGTTAATGCATTGTTGCTGATTAGTCATCTATTTTGTATTTTTCAGCGGTCCTTGCAGACTTGCATGGATTGAAAGTCAAACCACAGCTGGATGATGATGCTGCACTTCCATTTCTACTACAGGTAACTGAATCTTCCGTCGCCCATTCTTTCCAGTCATGCTATTTTTCGGAGGAAATAAGCAGGAGTATATATCATTGCATATAAGTACCATGGCTCAGTTTACATGTCTCAAAGTCAAATTTAAGGATTTTTTTACCCATCTGTTATGAGATATGGGATCATGTTTGTACCTTTATCTAACTTGCTGGAAAGATTTCCAACAGCTCTACTATATTTACTTGATGATGTTTATGATCACCTGATGCATAGTTGTGCACATAGCTTATCTGTATCggtgctttccttttgtttgtaTTTTCAGTTGTCTCTGTTCACATAGCTTGTCTGACTATAACAAGATTACCTGGTGAATATTTGTGCTACTTAATGCTATTTGGAATCCTATTATTAATTGAATCTATTGTAATGCTGCAGAATGAGCAACCAGATGGGGCTACGAGCTGCAGTGGTGGCCACTCAAGTTCCTGAATAAGGTGGTATTGGTGGACCATATTATTTGTGGCATGGGAAGTAAAGGCATTTGTCGATCTGGTAGATGTTTGGCTATATTGTACTGTCGGATCATTTATTAGTTTGAAAAAGAACAAAGTATGCATGAAAAAGTCCAATACTACTAAAATAAAGAAGTTACACAgcacaataaaaaaatatggtgTGCTACACGACATGATAAAAAACATCGTATGCTAAGCAACGTCGTTTCGCTGTAGCAAATCTAGCCTCGGCCATGGAGCAACGTGTGAGCGTGTCCATATCCAACCGCACACGCAACAAACTGCCGGAGCAACACGATAAAAATGTTACGCAACACGATAAAAAATATGGTGCGCTACACGACACGATAAAAAATATTGTGCGCTAAGTAACGTCGTttcgccgtagcaacgcacgggcatcttGCTAGTATGTAATAAGCTGGGTTCATTAATCATTATAGATGGATTGTTGAAATTGTCAGGGATAGACATGTCTCTAACGCTAGAtggtttttattaaaaaaaagtctTCAAATCAGAATATCACGACAAACGACCGTGCTGTGATGACCAGCATGTAGTTACCTCGAAGAGATGCTCTCGAACACCACAATCCAGCATGAGTGAAGCCACAACATTTTAGGAATAAATCCTATAAAATCACCATAATTCGTCCCCACTACGGATTGTACAGGATAAGGCTCTACTGATCAACTGGTCACATGCCTATTCGCAAGTGTGGTCAGCTTGATTCATTTGTGATCAAGAAAATAATACTTCATCAACTCTATTGAACCTTGTGTTTGTCCTATCCAGAATTCCAGACATTACCATAGCCTGATTGAAATTGAACTTTTGGATCAAGCTTAAAGTACTTCATCCGGAATTCGTTCCTTTTGCCACTTTGGTTGGCCTGCCTACTGGAGCTTGGCAATTGAACACTGTCTTCCTGCCTTGTAATTCGCaccttacaagttacaactagAGCAAGAACTCGGACCTGACCACTCCTACAGGGGTAGCATGGTCTTTCTCGAAAACCTTTACGCTCAATTTGTAGTCAAAGTACGGAGTAGGTAAAATCACAATAAACTCACGGTCACTCATCGTGATGGCAAAAAGAACATGGGAGTAGGTCGAATTGGCCCTGATGGCGATAGCATGAACAAAATTGAGCAATATGCAGTGGCATATACAATTTTTCGCATTTTCCCACCGACAATCCTATATATAGTAGTATGTTCACTGCACATACCTCCATCCGTACACACACGCCCGCGCCAAGGAGTTCGGAGTTCACGTCAGGTAAGATAAGAACAATGGCGAATCCTTTGATCTGGCTCGCGCTCTTCTGCGCCTCCCTGTCGTCGTTCGCCACCTCCGCGGCCGGCCTCCGCCTCGAGCTCACCCACGTCGATGCCAAGGACAACTGCACCGCCGAGGAGCGCCTGCGCCGCGCCACCGAGCGCACCCACCGCCGCCTGGCGTCCATGGGCGGTGTCGGCGTGGCCGCGCCCGTCCGCTGGTCGGAGACGCAGTACGTCGCCGAGTACCTCATCGGCGACCCGCCGCAGCGCGCCGAGGCCATCGTAGACACCGGCAGCGACCTCGTCTGGACGCAGTGCTCCGCCTGCCGTGCGGCCGGCTGCTTCGCCCAGAACCTCCCCTACTACGACCCGTCCCGGTCGCGCACGGCCCAGCCCGCGGCCTGCGGCGACGCGGCGTGCGCCCTCGGCTCCGTGATCACCCAGTgcacgcgcgccggcgaggcgtgCGCCGTAGCCGTCCGCTACGGCGCCGGCGACATCGTCGGGTTCCTACGCACCGAGACGTTCGCGTTCGGGTCGGAGGAGGTAAGCCTCGCGTTCGGGTGCGTCGTCGCGACCGAGCTCTCGCCGGGGTCCCTCGACGGCGCGTCCGGGATCATCGGGCTCGGCAGGGGCGCGCTGTCGCTCGTCTCCCAGCTCGGCGACACCAGGTTCTCCTACTGCCTCACGCCCTACCTGCGCGACGCCGCCAAGCCGAGCCACCTGTTCGTCGGCGCCTCCGCCGACctgagcggcggcgcgccggtgaCGTCCGTGCCGTTCGCCAGGAACCCGAACGAATACCCCTTCAGCACGTTCTACTACCTGCCCCTGGTCGGGATGAGCGTGGGCACCGCCAggctcgccatcgccgccgcagcgTTCGAGCTCCGGCGGGTCGCGGCGGGAGTGTGG
This sequence is a window from Setaria italica strain Yugu1 chromosome III, Setaria_italica_v2.0, whole genome shotgun sequence. Protein-coding genes within it:
- the LOC101784008 gene encoding aspartic proteinase nepenthesin-1, producing the protein MANPLIWLALFCASLSSFATSAAGLRLELTHVDAKDNCTAEERLRRATERTHRRLASMGGVGVAAPVRWSETQYVAEYLIGDPPQRAEAIVDTGSDLVWTQCSACRAAGCFAQNLPYYDPSRSRTAQPAACGDAACALGSVITQCTRAGEACAVAVRYGAGDIVGFLRTETFAFGSEEVSLAFGCVVATELSPGSLDGASGIIGLGRGALSLVSQLGDTRFSYCLTPYLRDAAKPSHLFVGASADLSGGAPVTSVPFARNPNEYPFSTFYYLPLVGMSVGTARLAIAAAAFELRRVAAGVWAGGSFIDSGSPFTTLVDAAYQALRAELVRQLGASLVQPRTGGLDLCVARGDAGRVVPPLVLHFGGGGGGGDVVVPPENYWGPVDGATECMLVFNSAAGPDSTLPLNETTIIGNYMQQDVHLLYDLDNGVLSFQTADCSSM